A genomic segment from Treponema sp. Marseille-Q3903 encodes:
- the glpK gene encoding glycerol kinase GlpK, whose amino-acid sequence MSKKYIISLDEGTTSCRAVLYDKDEKPLGSKQREFEQIYPHPGWVEHDPEVIIKSQLKTLQSLIIENEIRHEEIAAIGITNQRETVVIWDKKTGRAVYNAIVWQCRRTSDYCEQLISQGYTDMVRQKTGLLIDAYFSGTKIKWILDNIPSVRERAERGELLAGTIDTWLIWKLSGGKAHVTDYTNASRTMLFNIYTLDWDDELLKLLNIPRCLLPKVCDSSKIYCNTDPEICGFSVPIASAIGDQQSALFGQGCFNKGDAKNTYGTGCFMLMNTGDKPVASKHLLTTIALGMNGKIEYALEGSVFIGGAVIKWLRDEVQLISSAPEIDKLAESVPDSNGCYLVPAFVGLGTPYWDMYARGTIVGLTRGVKKAHICRAALEGIAYEVRDVLDTMVLDSGTQINTLNVDGGASVSDIMMQFQADILNTDVCRPKNVETTALGAAFLAGLATGFWKSKEDILCRRETERLFKPKMTAARRDELYRGWKKAVERAKNWENLQK is encoded by the coding sequence ATGTCTAAAAAGTATATTATTTCGCTCGATGAAGGGACAACTTCGTGCAGAGCTGTTCTTTATGACAAAGATGAAAAACCGCTTGGGTCTAAGCAACGTGAATTCGAACAGATTTATCCTCATCCAGGCTGGGTAGAACACGACCCTGAAGTTATCATCAAAAGTCAGCTAAAAACTTTGCAAAGCCTCATAATCGAAAATGAAATTAGACATGAAGAAATCGCTGCGATTGGAATCACGAATCAGAGAGAAACAGTCGTAATCTGGGATAAGAAAACAGGACGAGCTGTTTACAATGCTATAGTATGGCAGTGCAGGCGTACATCAGACTACTGTGAGCAATTGATAAGTCAAGGCTACACTGATATGGTTCGTCAAAAAACGGGACTTTTGATAGATGCATATTTTTCCGGCACAAAAATAAAATGGATACTCGACAATATTCCATCAGTTCGAGAAAGGGCTGAACGCGGTGAACTTCTCGCCGGTACAATAGACACATGGCTGATATGGAAGTTGAGCGGCGGCAAAGCCCATGTCACAGACTATACGAACGCAAGCCGGACAATGCTTTTTAATATTTACACCCTCGATTGGGATGACGAGCTTTTGAAGCTTTTGAATATTCCGCGCTGCCTCCTTCCTAAAGTTTGCGACTCTTCTAAAATTTACTGCAATACAGACCCCGAAATATGTGGATTTTCAGTTCCTATCGCATCTGCAATTGGAGACCAGCAGTCAGCTCTCTTTGGGCAAGGCTGTTTTAATAAGGGCGATGCAAAAAACACTTACGGTACAGGCTGTTTTATGCTCATGAACACAGGCGACAAACCTGTAGCTTCTAAACATCTTCTTACGACAATTGCGCTTGGAATGAACGGCAAAATTGAATACGCATTGGAAGGAAGTGTCTTCATAGGTGGTGCTGTGATAAAATGGCTTCGAGATGAAGTTCAGCTCATTTCATCAGCGCCTGAAATCGATAAACTTGCAGAATCTGTCCCGGATTCAAACGGGTGTTACCTTGTTCCTGCCTTTGTCGGGCTTGGAACGCCTTATTGGGATATGTATGCAAGAGGGACTATCGTCGGGCTTACGCGCGGTGTAAAAAAAGCGCATATCTGTAGAGCCGCTCTTGAAGGAATTGCGTACGAAGTTCGAGATGTTCTTGACACTATGGTTTTAGACTCTGGAACTCAGATTAATACATTGAATGTTGACGGCGGTGCAAGCGTCAGCGACATCATGATGCAGTTTCAAGCTGATATTTTAAATACGGATGTTTGTAGACCAAAAAACGTAGAGACAACTGCACTTGGAGCTGCGTTTTTGGCAGGACTTGCGACCGGATTTTGGAAAAGCAAAGAAGATATACTTTGCCGAAGAGAGACCGAGCGGTTGTTTAAACCTAAAATGACGGCTGCGCGCCGTGATGAACTTTACAGAGGTTGGAAAAAAGCTGTAGAGCGTGCAAAGAATTGGGAGAATTTGCAAAAATGA
- the topA gene encoding type I DNA topoisomerase codes for MAVKKNVKKAKEKKSQILVIVESPTKAHTIEKYLGPGYVVLASVGHLIDLPKSRMAIDIENGFQPEYITVRGKAKLLKELQKEAKKSDAVLLASDNDREGEAIAWHLNNALKEKTSAPISRIVFNEITPAAITEAVKHPGEIVESKVNAQKARRVLDRLVGYNLSPLLWVKVKNGLSAGRVQSVALRLICEREQEVENFLPEEYWSLDADFTKGKSSFTAQLVKYKGEAPELKSEDDVKEIVEKIKNSPCKVTSIKKTEKTVRPKPPFTTSKLQQAAANRLGFTSRKTMQIAQQLYEGIQIGANHVGLITYMRTDSVRISETALADVRDWISKNYPGDLPNEAIHYSVGKAAQDAHEGIRPTYASYTPESIKEYLNHDQFRLYSIIWERFISSQMNNAKMLTTSLEIEAGDALFRVASSKISEKGFYHVIKVLSSKEEKSSSLPAVKEGEELNVDNFHPEQHFTQGPARYTDASIVRMLEEKGIGRPSTYATIISVLLDRYYVTRSNKQLVPTQLGKMINKILVESFPSVINEEFTAQVENDLDKVEEGQLVWNNIIKEFYEPFKNRVDDVMEHQESIKGFLDEKTDKVCELCGKPMIKKLGRFGFFLACSGFPECHNTKSIPLAKCPCKGCNGEIVERKTKGRGKSFYGCTNYPTCTFISHFKPIDQYCPKCGWFLVEKYDKKNGAYKSCINPDCDYLHSAEKEETIAHDESEE; via the coding sequence ATGGCAGTAAAGAAAAATGTTAAGAAGGCTAAAGAAAAAAAGTCTCAGATTCTTGTGATCGTAGAGTCTCCGACAAAAGCTCACACAATTGAAAAATATCTTGGACCGGGCTATGTAGTTCTCGCCTCTGTAGGTCACCTTATAGATTTGCCGAAATCTCGAATGGCTATAGATATAGAGAACGGATTCCAGCCTGAATACATCACAGTTCGTGGAAAAGCAAAACTTTTGAAGGAATTACAAAAGGAAGCGAAAAAGTCAGACGCTGTCCTTCTTGCATCGGATAACGACCGTGAAGGAGAGGCAATTGCATGGCATTTGAACAACGCTCTGAAAGAAAAAACTTCTGCACCTATAAGCAGAATAGTATTCAATGAAATAACTCCTGCGGCAATCACAGAAGCCGTAAAGCATCCCGGCGAAATTGTTGAATCTAAAGTCAATGCGCAAAAAGCCAGAAGGGTTCTTGACCGCCTTGTAGGTTATAATTTGAGTCCGCTGCTTTGGGTAAAAGTTAAAAACGGACTTTCGGCAGGGCGCGTACAGTCTGTTGCCTTGAGGCTGATATGTGAACGTGAGCAGGAAGTCGAAAATTTTCTGCCGGAAGAATATTGGTCACTCGACGCAGATTTTACAAAAGGAAAATCCTCTTTTACGGCTCAGCTTGTAAAATATAAAGGAGAGGCGCCTGAACTTAAATCAGAAGATGATGTAAAAGAAATTGTGGAGAAGATAAAAAATTCTCCTTGCAAAGTTACTTCAATCAAAAAAACTGAAAAAACAGTTCGTCCAAAACCGCCTTTTACAACTTCAAAACTTCAGCAGGCTGCTGCGAACAGGCTCGGTTTTACTTCGCGCAAGACAATGCAGATTGCACAGCAGCTTTATGAAGGTATTCAGATTGGTGCAAATCACGTCGGACTTATCACTTATATGCGTACAGATTCCGTTCGTATTTCAGAAACTGCGTTAGCTGATGTCCGCGACTGGATTTCAAAAAATTATCCCGGTGATTTACCGAATGAGGCAATCCACTATTCTGTAGGAAAAGCTGCACAAGATGCTCACGAAGGTATTCGCCCGACTTACGCAAGTTACACGCCGGAATCTATCAAAGAATATTTAAACCACGACCAATTCCGCCTTTACTCGATTATTTGGGAACGTTTTATCTCTTCTCAGATGAACAACGCAAAAATGCTGACTACGTCGCTCGAAATTGAAGCGGGAGATGCTTTGTTCCGTGTTGCTTCAAGCAAGATTTCTGAAAAAGGTTTCTACCATGTAATAAAAGTCCTTTCGTCAAAAGAAGAAAAATCAAGTTCACTTCCAGCTGTCAAAGAAGGCGAAGAACTCAATGTAGATAATTTTCATCCTGAGCAGCATTTTACACAAGGACCTGCACGATATACTGATGCTTCGATTGTAAGAATGCTTGAAGAAAAAGGAATAGGTCGTCCGTCAACTTATGCTACGATTATTTCTGTTTTGCTCGACCGTTATTATGTAACTCGCTCAAACAAACAGCTCGTCCCAACTCAGCTTGGAAAAATGATAAACAAGATTCTAGTAGAAAGTTTTCCATCTGTCATCAACGAAGAATTTACGGCACAAGTTGAAAACGATCTTGATAAAGTTGAAGAAGGTCAACTTGTCTGGAATAACATCATCAAAGAATTTTACGAGCCTTTTAAAAATCGTGTTGACGATGTCATGGAACACCAGGAAAGCATCAAAGGATTTTTAGATGAGAAAACTGACAAAGTTTGCGAGCTGTGCGGAAAACCGATGATAAAAAAACTCGGACGTTTTGGATTTTTCCTTGCATGCTCAGGATTCCCGGAATGCCACAATACAAAATCGATTCCGCTTGCTAAATGTCCATGCAAAGGTTGTAACGGTGAAATTGTTGAACGCAAGACAAAAGGACGCGGAAAATCATTCTACGGCTGCACAAATTATCCGACTTGTACATTTATTTCACATTTCAAACCGATAGACCAATATTGTCCAAAGTGCGGTTGGTTCCTTGTTGAAAAATATGACAAAAAAAATGGTGCATATAAATCGTGCATCAACCCTGACTGCGATTACTTGCACTCAGCTGAAAAAGAAGAAACAATTGCTCATGATGAAAGCGAAGAGTAA
- the dprA gene encoding DNA-processing protein DprA, which translates to MQLTKTNLQEKLDSEKLLLNLSLGRITFLSFDDKKILQKKLDSPRALALMSIEEIFQATGNSQKKTVCWNGEKNLHEAQLAAFRCKTMGIKVVDHSDEKYPELLRQIEDPPFLLFCRGDIDILTERSVSVVGTRRLSPTGKKSAHDFAYDAVKDGCNVVSGLANGADGWAHQGAIDAYFDADANDDDCGQIGHTIAVLPSAIDDIVPANHRKMAGQIIQTGGCLISEYEPGTVTAKWHFVARNRLIAGLSPATVVVEAPAGSGALITADFATDYNRDVMFHKSTFCDFAKQIAVSSKEELEKKFCEGKVSKYKMGNTPEKYLLSGAFVVEDYKDYCKALTEIPGKRNNQIVEYIQQSFFEEK; encoded by the coding sequence ATGCAGCTTACCAAAACTAATTTACAAGAAAAACTCGACAGCGAAAAGCTTCTTTTGAACTTGTCGTTAGGACGAATCACTTTTCTTTCGTTTGATGATAAGAAAATTTTACAAAAAAAACTTGACAGCCCTCGCGCCCTTGCATTAATGTCTATAGAAGAAATATTTCAAGCTACGGGCAATAGTCAAAAGAAAACTGTCTGTTGGAACGGTGAAAAAAATCTGCATGAAGCACAGCTCGCAGCCTTTCGCTGTAAAACGATGGGCATAAAAGTTGTCGATCACTCTGATGAAAAATATCCGGAATTGCTAAGACAGATTGAAGATCCTCCATTCCTTTTGTTTTGCCGAGGAGATATAGATATCCTTACTGAACGCAGCGTTTCTGTTGTTGGAACAAGACGGCTTTCACCAACCGGGAAAAAATCTGCGCACGATTTTGCATACGATGCCGTCAAAGACGGATGCAACGTTGTAAGCGGACTTGCAAATGGAGCGGACGGCTGGGCACATCAGGGGGCAATCGATGCATATTTTGATGCGGATGCAAACGACGATGATTGCGGTCAGATTGGACACACGATCGCAGTTTTGCCGAGCGCTATTGACGACATTGTTCCTGCTAATCATCGGAAAATGGCAGGTCAGATAATTCAGACAGGCGGTTGCCTTATAAGTGAGTATGAACCTGGCACCGTGACTGCGAAATGGCACTTTGTCGCACGCAACAGGCTTATAGCGGGGCTTTCTCCAGCCACTGTCGTTGTTGAAGCTCCCGCCGGGAGCGGAGCGCTCATTACTGCTGATTTTGCAACAGATTACAATCGTGATGTGATGTTTCATAAGTCGACTTTTTGTGATTTTGCAAAACAAATTGCGGTTTCTTCTAAAGAGGAGCTTGAAAAAAAATTTTGTGAAGGAAAAGTCAGCAAGTATAAAATGGGAAACACGCCGGAAAAATATCTTTTGTCAGGTGCTTTTGTTGTTGAAGACTATAAAGATTATTGTAAAGCGTTGACAGAAATACCCGGGAAACGGAATAATCAGATTGTCGAATATATACAGCAAAGTTTTTTTGAGGAAAAATAA
- a CDS encoding tetratricopeptide repeat protein, translating to MKRKLCSIIGGTFLAIALCSCGVSNKSIIRQQKIEEGVSNPTTVEELKYAIEKYQKRVADTQLAQSQIGIWYKILGTRYLDTKMYGEALKCFQEALKYYPDNQNLYYYVGVCAGYMSHTALDFGGTGSTEQRYNYLKLAESAYLRAITIEERYVRALYGLGVLYVFELEEPQKAIPYLEKALTIDTKNLDAMFVLARAYYSNYEFDKAADMYDKIIATTKSAKTKATAEENKKTVLDAAYQN from the coding sequence ATGAAGAGAAAATTATGTTCAATTATCGGCGGAACTTTTTTAGCGATCGCTTTGTGTTCTTGTGGAGTTTCAAATAAATCGATTATCCGCCAGCAAAAAATTGAAGAAGGGGTTTCCAATCCGACTACTGTTGAAGAACTAAAATATGCAATTGAAAAATATCAAAAAAGGGTGGCAGATACTCAGCTTGCCCAGAGTCAGATCGGAATATGGTATAAAATTCTAGGTACACGCTACCTTGATACAAAAATGTACGGCGAAGCTTTGAAATGCTTTCAGGAAGCTCTGAAATATTATCCTGATAACCAAAATCTTTATTATTATGTAGGAGTTTGTGCAGGCTACATGTCGCACACAGCGCTAGATTTTGGCGGAACAGGCTCGACCGAACAAAGATATAATTATCTGAAACTTGCCGAATCAGCGTATTTACGCGCAATCACGATTGAAGAAAGGTACGTTCGCGCATTATACGGACTTGGTGTACTTTATGTATTTGAACTTGAAGAACCGCAAAAGGCAATCCCTTATCTTGAAAAAGCACTGACAATTGATACTAAAAATCTTGATGCGATGTTTGTTTTAGCACGCGCATACTATTCAAACTACGAATTCGATAAAGCAGCTGATATGTATGACAAGATTATCGCTACGACAAAATCTGCAAAGACAAAAGCAACCGCAGAGGAGAATAAAAAAACAGTACTCGATGCAGCTTACCAAAACTAA